Proteins from one Desulfonema limicola genomic window:
- a CDS encoding 5-methylcytosine restriction system specificity protein McrC has translation MKFNLTQLKDNSVYKFQRQANDSYNIIRLWENDVQWEASRKYVTAIIQAVRKIEKALNRDDKAIIILNREDFEKSDDSFFIRFSGDPGSDFQLETNNLIGSIKVQTTHGPLDFVVRSRFEKEDEEKREDPFLMRMLQTVMGIYLPPFQSQITKDSDSYMEWFLIFLWISALKQAYRHGLWRQYRHYDYNDFSFRGRFDVNRHLRRNVPFQGRIAYSTRELTADHPLNQLIIAAFMYIERKSGFVGKLDENLFEIRKTFFNLVSVPSKNDIWHRLIYLKPAYHPLYFEYELVRQFSIALLKMEHMSMSLADDEHEVQGILLDVALLFENYIRSLLKKETEAWNLEKKEKLKLFSDGYMNIVPDYILKTKSEKSVVLDAKYKRWRFDDNYRSDIYQVMTYGYHRQAKILGIIHPTDRDESNWETKIRHVNCPSDQVYPFLRIPFPVSKYSPKDCNWDTVESEFLNSISKSLGDAP, from the coding sequence ATGAAATTTAATTTAACACAATTGAAAGATAATTCAGTTTACAAGTTTCAACGTCAAGCGAATGATAGTTATAACATAATTCGACTTTGGGAAAATGATGTTCAATGGGAAGCAAGCCGCAAGTATGTTACTGCCATTATTCAGGCTGTTCGGAAAATTGAAAAAGCCCTGAATAGAGATGATAAAGCTATTATTATCCTTAACCGTGAAGACTTTGAAAAAAGCGATGATTCCTTTTTCATTCGTTTTTCAGGCGATCCTGGTTCTGATTTCCAGCTTGAAACAAACAATTTAATCGGCTCAATAAAAGTACAAACTACACATGGGCCATTAGATTTTGTTGTCCGCTCCCGCTTTGAAAAAGAAGATGAAGAAAAACGGGAAGATCCATTTCTAATGCGAATGCTTCAAACTGTAATGGGGATTTATTTACCGCCTTTTCAATCTCAAATAACCAAAGATTCTGACAGCTATATGGAGTGGTTTCTGATCTTCCTCTGGATTTCAGCTTTGAAACAGGCTTACCGGCATGGTTTATGGCGGCAGTATCGTCATTATGATTACAATGATTTTTCATTCCGGGGCAGGTTTGATGTAAACAGGCATTTAAGGCGCAATGTTCCTTTTCAAGGACGCATTGCTTACAGTACAAGGGAATTGACAGCAGATCATCCGTTGAATCAGCTAATCATTGCTGCATTTATGTATATTGAAAGAAAAAGCGGGTTTGTCGGCAAATTAGATGAAAATCTGTTTGAAATCAGGAAAACATTTTTCAATCTGGTATCCGTCCCTTCTAAAAATGACATCTGGCATCGTCTGATCTATCTGAAACCGGCTTACCATCCTCTTTATTTTGAATATGAACTGGTGCGCCAATTCAGCATTGCCCTGTTAAAAATGGAACATATGTCCATGTCTCTTGCAGATGATGAACATGAAGTTCAGGGTATTTTGCTGGATGTGGCATTGTTGTTTGAAAATTATATACGATCTTTGCTTAAAAAAGAAACTGAAGCATGGAACCTTGAAAAGAAAGAGAAGTTGAAACTTTTTTCAGATGGTTACATGAATATTGTACCGGATTATATACTCAAGACCAAATCAGAGAAAAGCGTTGTTCTGGATGCAAAATACAAACGTTGGAGGTTTGATGATAATTATCGATCCGATATTTATCAGGTAATGACATATGGCTATCATCGACAGGCAAAGATATTGGGAATCATTCATCCGACAGATCGTGATGAAAGTAATTGGGAAACAAAAATAAGGCATGTTAATTGTCC
- a CDS encoding DUF6094 domain-containing protein: MARLASQEKLGYYKTPENIVNQIKSCIRFDPGARILDPCCGKGEALSILSAGSLVKTLGIELEKGRYEKAGQCLQHVLWADAISEATVSNRSIDLLFLNPPYDHDEGSDTQIGERFEYQFLKKYFRTLSRNSILIYIVPLKTLRIEGVRDLLSNLAELNIFRFPDEEFEIFNQILVIGKQKVITRKLLNENLTKLRDIIWQEKDEIPTTDEMGDFYQSPIHVASSSGKNLVFKALRIDPQELLALTSDLKTRFFNRTSPENFTDIHPLMPLRQGHLAMLLAAGYVNGELIQNGKHLIIKGAVKRVAEVSDESTETHNITKTKEKVKISVRLLDMNTGEIEEIE, encoded by the coding sequence ATGGCAAGACTGGCAAGCCAGGAAAAACTTGGATATTATAAAACCCCTGAAAATATTGTAAATCAGATAAAATCATGTATCAGGTTTGACCCGGGTGCAAGAATTCTTGACCCATGCTGCGGTAAAGGTGAGGCATTATCTATTCTTAGCGCAGGCAGTTTGGTTAAGACCCTGGGTATTGAACTTGAAAAAGGACGATATGAAAAAGCAGGACAATGCCTTCAGCATGTTCTATGGGCTGACGCAATCTCAGAGGCCACTGTATCCAATCGGAGTATTGACCTGCTTTTTCTCAATCCTCCCTATGACCATGATGAGGGTTCAGACACACAGATAGGAGAGCGGTTTGAGTATCAGTTTCTCAAAAAATATTTTCGCACACTGTCTCGCAACAGTATCCTCATCTATATTGTTCCATTGAAAACACTGAGAATTGAAGGTGTGCGTGATCTTTTAAGCAACCTGGCAGAGTTGAACATATTCCGTTTTCCTGATGAGGAATTTGAAATCTTCAACCAGATTCTTGTAATTGGAAAACAGAAGGTCATAACCCGGAAACTGCTCAATGAAAACCTTACAAAACTCAGGGATATTATCTGGCAGGAAAAAGATGAGATACCAACAACAGATGAAATGGGAGATTTTTATCAATCGCCAATACATGTAGCGTCAAGTTCAGGCAAAAATCTTGTTTTCAAAGCGCTGAGAATTGATCCACAGGAACTTCTGGCCCTGACATCTGATCTGAAAACCCGTTTTTTCAACAGAACATCCCCTGAAAATTTTACAGATATTCATCCGCTTATGCCTCTTCGTCAGGGACATCTGGCCATGCTTCTTGCAGCCGGTTATGTTAACGGAGAGCTTATTCAAAACGGAAAACATCTGATAATCAAGGGAGCAGTAAAAAGGGTTGCAGAAGTCTCTGATGAATCAACAGAAACTCACAATATAACCAAAACAAAGGAAAAGGTTAAAATATCTGTAAGATTGCTGGATATGAACACAGGAGAGATTGAAGAGATAGAATAG
- a CDS encoding DEAD/DEAH box helicase, whose translation MSRLNEFLNEFGPALRSKVANAFSPVYDGLKQGEQEMKWQNRLKRLLRQPYPGQSEAILALCKGFKLGLKGLFLVAEMGSGKSMMGICASWLVCKNRSRTLVMCPGHLVDKWAREIMETVPNAIIVNMNKPGLKDVFSLKENPKPKGREFWIIGKERAKNHYTRRPATVIRMDLVSCPTCGVHLTKKPNVKHRKPVCPNKECRAPLWQSNNERLRRYAKSEYVKRYLPKNIFDFFIGDECHQYKAGDSAQGQAYANFVNRSRFTLNLTGTLMGGYSTNLFYLLYRLVPKRMKEICEYKSSMSFAEKFGVIERIEKEAIHAGAASIGRSGTTTRVVERPGISPLIFTDLLLQRCVFLRLDDVAQNLPPYTEHVIEVEMSPDQKDAYSEFENELITEVRQALARGDKSLLGAMVNSLLAYPDGARRGELVEHPYKVNPLSGQPLVVASAPQIEEHMLPKEQRLIELVKMEKSKTRKVMICLEHTGTRDLIPDIKTRLENAGISVLVLRQTTVKSEKREAWLRSKMKTRNYDVFITNPRLIETGLDLLEFPSIIFFQTGYSTFTLRQSSRRSWRIGQDKDVRVYFMTYLETMQSTALSLIADKLQVALAVEGNLSDAGLTALAEGDASMMIKMAKTLVGQEKTPEIPLGELFGNIGEKNLQADTRLDAADSTITKTEITTIIITTDDGREKTIVVEKVVRGRVQLQPESNQAVAFIDNTDIRFMLAQGRVTYKGKQIGHYKKNGMGQINGKLIQIEPDPEQTGYLLLELRKPENEQIAA comes from the coding sequence ATGAGCAGACTTAATGAGTTTTTAAACGAATTCGGCCCGGCCCTGAGATCAAAGGTTGCCAATGCTTTTTCTCCTGTTTACGACGGTTTAAAACAGGGTGAACAGGAAATGAAGTGGCAAAACCGGTTGAAAAGGCTTTTAAGACAGCCTTATCCCGGACAGAGCGAAGCAATTCTTGCCCTGTGCAAAGGCTTTAAACTTGGGCTTAAAGGATTGTTTCTCGTGGCAGAAATGGGAAGCGGAAAGTCAATGATGGGAATATGCGCATCATGGCTTGTATGTAAAAACAGGAGCCGCACCCTTGTCATGTGCCCGGGTCATCTTGTTGATAAATGGGCAAGAGAAATAATGGAAACAGTTCCCAATGCCATTATTGTGAACATGAATAAACCGGGACTTAAGGATGTGTTTTCCCTGAAGGAAAACCCAAAACCAAAAGGCCGTGAATTCTGGATAATAGGCAAGGAAAGGGCAAAAAATCATTATACCAGAAGACCTGCAACCGTAATTCGCATGGACCTTGTTTCATGCCCTACATGCGGTGTTCATCTGACTAAAAAACCCAATGTAAAACACAGAAAACCTGTATGTCCCAATAAGGAATGCAGAGCACCCCTGTGGCAGTCAAATAATGAACGTCTGAGGCGGTATGCAAAAAGCGAGTATGTAAAACGCTATCTGCCAAAGAACATTTTTGACTTTTTTATCGGCGATGAGTGTCATCAGTACAAAGCCGGTGACAGCGCACAGGGTCAGGCTTATGCGAATTTTGTCAACAGATCAAGATTTACCCTTAACCTTACGGGAACTCTTATGGGCGGGTATAGTACGAATTTATTTTACCTGCTTTACAGACTTGTTCCCAAAAGAATGAAGGAAATCTGCGAGTATAAAAGTTCAATGTCCTTTGCTGAAAAGTTCGGGGTTATTGAGCGCATAGAAAAAGAGGCAATACATGCAGGCGCAGCTTCAATCGGACGTTCGGGAACTACAACAAGAGTTGTTGAAAGACCCGGTATCAGTCCCCTGATTTTCACAGACCTTCTGCTTCAGCGGTGTGTGTTTCTCAGGCTGGATGATGTAGCTCAAAACCTGCCGCCTTATACAGAGCATGTAATAGAAGTAGAAATGTCTCCGGATCAGAAGGATGCCTATTCAGAGTTTGAAAACGAACTGATAACAGAGGTTCGTCAGGCACTTGCACGCGGAGATAAAAGTCTTCTTGGAGCAATGGTCAATTCCCTTCTTGCATACCCTGACGGAGCAAGACGCGGAGAACTGGTTGAACATCCTTATAAGGTCAATCCTTTAAGCGGTCAGCCTCTTGTTGTTGCATCAGCTCCTCAAATAGAAGAACACATGCTGCCCAAGGAACAAAGGCTGATAGAACTTGTAAAAATGGAAAAGAGCAAAACCAGGAAAGTCATGATATGCCTTGAACATACAGGAACCCGTGACCTTATCCCGGATATTAAAACCCGCCTTGAAAATGCAGGAATATCCGTACTGGTTTTAAGGCAGACAACAGTGAAATCGGAAAAAAGAGAAGCATGGCTCAGATCAAAGATGAAAACCAGGAATTACGATGTTTTCATCACAAATCCCAGGCTCATAGAAACAGGGCTGGATCTCCTGGAATTTCCAAGTATCATCTTTTTCCAGACAGGTTACAGCACATTTACCCTGCGCCAGTCTTCAAGACGATCATGGCGAATCGGACAGGATAAGGATGTCAGGGTTTATTTCATGACTTACCTGGAAACCATGCAGTCAACAGCCCTGTCTTTAATAGCAGACAAGCTTCAGGTAGCCCTTGCTGTTGAAGGAAATCTGAGCGATGCAGGATTGACCGCACTGGCCGAAGGTGATGCTTCCATGATGATTAAAATGGCAAAAACCCTTGTGGGACAGGAAAAGACTCCTGAAATCCCTTTGGGTGAGCTATTTGGCAACATCGGAGAGAAAAACCTTCAGGCTGATACCAGGCTCGATGCAGCAGACAGCACAATAACAAAAACCGAAATCACCACAATAATAATAACAACTGATGATGGCCGTGAAAAAACCATTGTGGTTGAAAAAGTGGTGCGGGGAAGAGTCCAGTTGCAGCCGGAATCAAATCAGGCAGTTGCATTCATAGACAACACTGACATCAGGTTCATGCTGGCACAGGGCAGAGTGACATACAAAGGAAAACAGATAGGACATTACAAAAAAAACGGAATGGGCCAAATAAACGGCAAACTGATTCAGATTGAGCCAGATCCTGAGCAAACCGGATACCTTCTGTTAGAACTCAGAAAGCCGGAAAATGAACAGATAGCCGCCTGA
- a CDS encoding N-6 DNA methylase — MNITKSMIKEFGYKCFKTVSIKKDPVKFIEIAMKDDEEYIVFAQLLEKTNIMNSLLLNSIPSSIRFVILNSESIFKRDSENMFIKCYSIPKADGTQWGEHTKRDLIPVKSIRQIIEYIKKGLVPEQYEALAFILSFKILDEFSDDEVVFKFNGNISYTQGKLNKIASVFGLKDEWEKYSTDINENLHKAVMNIQPYSFISDVQTNGIFGVINNLISSEHGGHKISIPGKINPVILSLLAGKSGAVHIDGQSALNLLDIGIIGSKSIRVISNCHPLIKNLGEKCIEDFKVIADELTTIEEYEDYQILISVPPFGKKITKTQKNKPVKSVSNTKKKMPKSVDTELYWLEVCYNLLKEGGYLIVFLSEGFLSNVSLAYAREWVLNHFQIETIISLPNTFFYPHSGIKTNLLCLRKISLPPDDYNVFMAEVEEEDFDNISSLIRSYRDFKEGNSV, encoded by the coding sequence ATGAATATAACAAAGAGTATGATTAAAGAATTTGGCTATAAATGTTTTAAAACAGTATCAATAAAAAAAGATCCGGTCAAATTTATAGAAATTGCAATGAAAGATGATGAAGAGTATATAGTTTTTGCTCAACTATTAGAAAAAACAAATATTATGAACTCTTTGTTGTTGAATTCGATACCATCTTCTATTCGATTTGTTATTTTAAATTCCGAAAGTATTTTTAAAAGGGATAGCGAGAATATGTTTATTAAATGCTATTCCATTCCAAAAGCTGATGGAACTCAATGGGGTGAGCATACAAAACGTGATTTAATACCTGTAAAAAGTATCAGGCAGATAATCGAATATATAAAAAAAGGACTTGTTCCTGAGCAATATGAGGCACTTGCCTTTATTTTAAGTTTTAAAATTTTGGATGAATTTTCAGATGATGAGGTAGTCTTTAAATTTAACGGAAATATCTCTTATACTCAAGGCAAGTTAAACAAAATAGCTTCGGTATTCGGATTGAAAGATGAATGGGAAAAATATTCTACTGATATTAATGAAAATTTACACAAAGCTGTGATGAATATACAGCCATACAGTTTTATTTCAGATGTGCAGACCAATGGAATATTCGGAGTGATAAATAATCTTATCTCCTCTGAACATGGAGGACATAAAATTTCAATACCAGGCAAGATCAATCCTGTTATTCTTTCTTTATTAGCAGGTAAATCCGGGGCTGTTCATATTGACGGACAATCTGCGTTAAATCTCCTTGATATTGGTATTATTGGGAGCAAATCTATCAGAGTTATCAGTAATTGCCATCCTCTGATAAAAAATCTGGGTGAAAAATGTATTGAGGATTTTAAAGTTATTGCAGATGAATTAACGACAATAGAGGAATATGAAGATTACCAAATACTAATCAGTGTTCCCCCATTTGGGAAAAAAATCACCAAAACTCAAAAAAACAAGCCTGTCAAATCGGTTTCAAATACGAAGAAGAAAATGCCCAAGTCAGTTGATACAGAGCTTTACTGGCTGGAAGTATGTTACAATCTTCTTAAAGAAGGCGGATACCTGATAGTCTTTCTTTCTGAAGGTTTTTTAAGTAATGTTTCCCTTGCTTATGCCAGGGAATGGGTATTGAATCATTTTCAAATTGAAACAATTATAAGTCTGCCAAACACTTTTTTTTATCCGCATTCAGGTATCAAAACAAATCTTTTATGCCTTCGCAAAATTAGTCTGCCACCAGATGACTATAATGTATTCATGGCAGAAGTGGAAGAAGAGGATTTTGATAATATTTCTAGCCTGATACGATCTTATAGAGATTTTAAAGAGGGAAATTCTGTATGA
- a CDS encoding restriction endonuclease subunit S — MKSMIAARSILQEVRLDFPYNYYLQHIQMLDQSGSLWIPLGDLAEIICDGPRNVKPSESGIPYIKLNNLKPGDIFHSSTNFIDDSGIQDKFRLQKNDVLISKTGETVRSALVPDSLIGAVFAPDIYRIKIDREEVSASWVNFFFRTRYASEIILKLMYGTTIKRLSIRDLKSIRIPIPSPEMAREIEDIELKAQKESEAARSIFSSTIKSLYAEIDRRCKDLVSSKHDSDKYMAVNNKWLNERWDFPYLRSKQLMTALSNVKLFRPLKKLAKIAVSSRRHLTPDDEVCFVQISDIDPQYFTFSNVHRSCVKDLPYRIRVPLQAYQVLVLASGTNLGTNLHPVAVVEPELDGCLASNAFFALEFKDTPIYYGLVMRHPLVLEQIRGMVSGTGVSSVNKKQLQNLLLPVLGEVWRNDFNDRAKVAWEKRRLAINVRQKAINMIDNFITETI; from the coding sequence ATGAAAAGCATGATTGCTGCAAGATCAATATTACAGGAGGTAAGGCTGGATTTTCCTTATAATTACTATTTACAGCACATTCAAATGCTTGATCAGTCTGGCTCTCTCTGGATTCCACTTGGTGATCTTGCAGAGATAATTTGTGATGGTCCCAGGAATGTAAAACCTTCAGAAAGTGGTATCCCTTACATAAAATTAAACAATTTAAAACCAGGGGATATTTTTCACAGCAGTACGAATTTTATTGACGATTCCGGGATTCAGGATAAGTTTCGACTTCAAAAAAACGATGTTTTAATTTCAAAAACCGGTGAAACTGTTCGCTCTGCACTGGTACCTGATAGTTTGATCGGTGCTGTGTTTGCACCGGATATTTATCGAATCAAAATTGATCGGGAAGAGGTTTCGGCAAGTTGGGTAAATTTTTTTTTCAGAACCAGATATGCATCAGAAATTATTTTAAAGTTGATGTATGGAACAACTATTAAACGTTTGTCTATCAGGGATTTGAAATCCATTCGGATTCCCATTCCTTCACCTGAAATGGCAAGGGAAATTGAAGATATTGAGTTAAAAGCACAAAAGGAAAGCGAAGCCGCAAGATCAATTTTTTCTTCAACTATTAAAAGCCTGTATGCAGAAATTGACAGGAGATGCAAAGATTTGGTCAGCAGTAAACATGATTCGGATAAATATATGGCTGTTAACAATAAATGGCTAAATGAACGGTGGGATTTTCCTTATTTACGCAGCAAACAATTAATGACTGCCCTTTCAAATGTTAAATTGTTCAGACCTTTAAAGAAACTCGCCAAAATTGCAGTTTCAAGCCGCAGACACCTGACACCTGACGATGAAGTTTGTTTTGTTCAAATATCAGATATTGATCCCCAGTACTTTACTTTTTCAAATGTACACAGGAGCTGTGTCAAAGATTTGCCATACCGCATCAGGGTTCCACTTCAAGCGTATCAGGTTCTTGTTCTTGCATCAGGAACTAATTTAGGTACGAATTTACATCCTGTTGCGGTAGTGGAACCGGAGCTGGATGGATGCCTGGCTTCTAACGCTTTCTTTGCTCTTGAATTTAAAGATACTCCCATCTATTATGGTCTTGTTATGCGTCATCCATTAGTTTTGGAACAAATTAGGGGAATGGTATCAGGAACAGGGGTTTCTTCAGTGAATAAAAAGCAGCTTCAGAATTTATTATTGCCTGTCCTGGGTGAGGTCTGGCGGAATGATTTTAATGATAGAGCAAAGGTTGCATGGGAAAAAAGACGATTGGCTATAAATGTTCGGCAAAAGGCAATAAATATGATTGATAATTTTATCACCGAAACAATCTAA
- a CDS encoding JAB domain-containing protein: MNKVHTQKSLFKTQNDEKLNYRSVFAYRVSMVKEKKIKFDGGEVSNQRKAAEVIRNTINTLGQNDREHFVVLMLNVKTQIIGINIVSVGSASSAQIRPVETFKPAIMMSAAGIVMGHNHPSGNTDPSEEDRVITQRFTAAAELLQIQVHDHVIVSSDSSNFYSFSENGDMRLIRENISRSMKNLNSMNA, translated from the coding sequence ATGAATAAAGTCCACACACAAAAAAGCCTTTTTAAAACCCAAAATGATGAAAAACTGAACTACCGCAGTGTATTTGCCTACCGTGTATCAATGGTAAAGGAAAAAAAGATAAAATTTGACGGCGGTGAGGTCAGCAATCAGCGAAAAGCAGCCGAAGTAATACGCAATACCATAAATACCCTGGGCCAGAACGACAGAGAACACTTTGTGGTCTTAATGCTCAATGTAAAAACCCAGATCATTGGTATAAATATCGTATCTGTGGGTTCTGCAAGCTCAGCGCAGATCAGACCCGTAGAAACCTTTAAACCTGCCATTATGATGAGCGCTGCCGGAATTGTCATGGGACATAACCATCCGTCCGGCAATACCGACCCCTCAGAAGAAGACCGGGTAATAACCCAGCGTTTTACAGCTGCTGCCGAACTGCTCCAGATCCAGGTGCATGACCATGTAATCGTATCATCGGATTCCTCAAACTTTTACAGTTTCAGCGAAAACGGAGACATGAGACTGATCCGGGAAAATATAAGCCGCAGTATGAAAAACCTCAATTCCATGAATGCTTAA